One Setaria italica strain Yugu1 chromosome II, Setaria_italica_v2.0, whole genome shotgun sequence DNA segment encodes these proteins:
- the LOC101777941 gene encoding uncharacterized protein LOC101777941 — translation MESFLSAVLGELASRSINFIISKISKPKVLEVEDRLERTLLRAQVIVDEATGRSITNQAMLQQLDMLRDAIYRGCYMLDTFRYQSHGVEDDKDQVLSHSLSLSKVNSLIAIRSSNRKTPVTEQLQVALNNLNSIILDVKELVVFLASYPRLYCQPYSMHLQLSNCMFGLQMELELVINFLLNTQPHGSEELEVLPIVGPCKVGKSTLVAHVCKNERVRDHFSEILFLHSHDFTDDNLSLFRGCAMRHQNHISNKNKDRGCLVVIDLVGDLNEDVWNVLYSSCKQRMPRTSKIIITSRSAKITKVGTTQALNLKYLSHEAFWYFLKIVIFGSMDPEMHPRFVQVAIEISNILDRELIAASVVGRLLRDNFDIHFWCKVLAFLRRIIYTHISKFGVRPIDFISQNKHVHLGRMAAPFQDLVLYCEHQSSSQEDVPKIRLVDVMYGSVTALGKLEFLVWISPIPPYYSYVVTCEVRELKRRAAKRKRSIENGTTLC, via the coding sequence ATGGAGAGTTTTCTTTCTGCTGTCCTGGGTGAGCTGGCCTCTAGATCCATAAATTTCATCATCAGCAAAATCTCCAAGCCGAAGGTGCTGGAGGTGGAGGACAGACTGGAAAGGACTCTCCTCAGGGCTCAGGTAATCGTCGATGAGGCAACAGGGCGCAGCATCACGAACCAAGCTATGCTCCAGCAGCTGGACATGCTGAGAGATGCCATATACAGAGGCTGTTACATGCTCGACACCTTCAGATACCAATCTCATGGTGTGGAGGACGACAAAGATCAGGTTTTGAGTCATTCTTTGTCTCTCTCCAAAGTAAATTCTCTGATAGCAATCCGTTCTTCCAATAGGAAGACACCGGTTACAGAACAATTGCAAGTGGCCCTTAACAATTTGAACTCTATTATCCTTGATGTGAAAGAGTTGGTTGTGTTCTTGGCGAGCTACCCTCGCCTGTACTGCCAGCCTTATAGCATGCATCTCCAACTGAGCAACTGCATGTTTGGTCTCCAGATGGAATTGGAACTTGTCATCAACTTCTTGTTAAACACACAGCCTCACGGTTCCGAAGAATTGGAGGTTCTGCCAATCGTTGGTCCTTGCAAAGTTGGCAAGAGCACCCTTGTTGCTCATGTTTGCAAGAATGAAAGGGTTCGTGATCATTTCTCAGAAATCTTGTTCTTGCACAGCCATGATTTTACAGATGATAACCTCTCTTTATTCAGAGGATGTGCAATGAGACATCAAAATCACATATCGAATAAGAATAAAGACAGGGGTTGCCTAGTTGTTATCGACTTAGTTGGTGATCTTAATGAAGATGTGTGGAATGTGTTATATTCTTCTTGTAAACAGCGCATGCCAAGAACCAGTAAAATCATAATCACAAGCCGATCTGCCAAGATCACGAAGGTTGGAACAACACAGGCTCTAAATCTAAAGTACCTATCCCATGAAGCGTTCTGGTATTTTTTAAAGATAGTTATATTTGGGAGTATGGATCCAGAGATGCACCCAAGGTTTGTGCAAGTGGCCATAGAGATATCCAATATATTGGACAGAGAACTCATTGCTGCGAGCGTGGTCGGTCGTTTGCTGAGGGACAATTTTGACATTCACTTTTGGTGCAAGGTTCTAGCCTTCTTGAGAAGGATTATCTACACACATATATCTAAATTTGGTGTTCGTCCAATTGATTTTATAAGCCAGAATAAACATGTCCATCTTGGGAGAATGGCTGCACCTTTTCAAGATCTTGTATTGTATTGTGAGCATCAAAGCTCTTCACAAGAGGATGTTCCAAAGATAAGATTAGTAGATGTGATGTATGGAAGTGTTACGGCTCTTGGGAAATTGGAGTTCCTAGTATGGATTTCTCCAATTCCTCCCTACTATAGCTATGTTGTTACTTGTGAGGTCCGAGAGCTAAAACGTAGAGCTGCCAAGAGGAAACGTTCTATAGAAAATGGAACGACTCTTTGTTAA